A single Mustela lutreola isolate mMusLut2 chromosome X, mMusLut2.pri, whole genome shotgun sequence DNA region contains:
- the GPM6B gene encoding neuronal membrane glycoprotein M6-b isoform X6, translating to MKPAMETAAEENTEQSQERKGCFECCIKCLGGVPYASLVATILCFSGVALFCGCGHVALAGTVAILEQHFSTNTSDHALLSEVIQLMQYVIYGIASFFFLYGIILLAEGFYTTSAVKELHGEFKTTACGRCISGMFVFLTYVLGVAWLGVFGFSAVPVFMFYNIWSTCEVIKSPQTNGTAAVEQICVDIRQYGIIPWNAFPGKICGSALENICNTNEFYMSYHLFIVACAGAGATVVALLIYMMATTYNYAVLKFKSREDCCTKF from the exons GCTGCTTTGAATGCTGCATCAAGTGTCTGGGAGGGGTCCCCTACGCCTCTCTGGTGGCCACCATCCTCTGCTTCTCTGGGGTGGCCCTGTTCTGTGGCTGCGGGCACGTGGCCCTGGCGGGCACCGTGGCGATCCTTGAGCAGCACTTCTCCACCAACACCAGTGACCACGCCCTGCTGAGTGAGGT GATACAGCTGATGCAGTATGTCATCTACGGGATcgcctccttcttcttcttgtatGGGATCATCCTGCTGGCCGAAGGCTTCTACACCACGAGTGCAGTCAAGGAGCTGCACGGCGAGTTCAAAACCACCGCCTGCGGCCGATGCATCAGCGGGATG TTCGTGTTCCTCACCTACGTGCTGGGAGTGGCCTGGCTGGGTGTGTTTGGTTTCTCCGCCGTGCCCGTATTTATGTTCTACAACATCTGGTCAACCTGTGAGGTTATCAAGTCGCCGCAGACCAACGGCACGGCCGCTGTGGAGCAGATCTGCGTGGACATCCGACAATACG GAATCATCCCTTGGAACGCTTTCCCAGGGAAGATCTGCGGCTCCGCCCTCGAGAACATCTGCAACACCAATGAG TTCTACATGTCCTACCACCTGTTCATCGTGGCCTGCGCCGGAGCCGGCGCCACTGTCGTCGCCCTG CTGATCTACATGATGGCTACTACCTATAACTATGCCGTCTTGAAGTTTAAGAGTCGGGAAGATTGCTGCACTAAATTCTAA
- the GPM6B gene encoding neuronal membrane glycoprotein M6-b isoform X4 — protein MKPAMETAAEENTEQSQERKGCFECCIKCLGGVPYASLVATILCFSGVALFCGCGHVALAGTVAILEQHFSTNTSDHALLSEVIQLMQYVIYGIASFFFLYGIILLAEGFYTTSAVKELHGEFKTTACGRCISGMFVFLTYVLGVAWLGVFGFSAVPVFMFYNIWSTCEVIKSPQTNGTAAVEQICVDIRQYGIIPWNAFPGKICGSALENICNTNEFYMSYHLFIVACAGAGATVVALIHFLMILSSNWAYLKDASKMQAYQDVKAKEEQELQDIQSRSKEQLNSYT, from the exons GCTGCTTTGAATGCTGCATCAAGTGTCTGGGAGGGGTCCCCTACGCCTCTCTGGTGGCCACCATCCTCTGCTTCTCTGGGGTGGCCCTGTTCTGTGGCTGCGGGCACGTGGCCCTGGCGGGCACCGTGGCGATCCTTGAGCAGCACTTCTCCACCAACACCAGTGACCACGCCCTGCTGAGTGAGGT GATACAGCTGATGCAGTATGTCATCTACGGGATcgcctccttcttcttcttgtatGGGATCATCCTGCTGGCCGAAGGCTTCTACACCACGAGTGCAGTCAAGGAGCTGCACGGCGAGTTCAAAACCACCGCCTGCGGCCGATGCATCAGCGGGATG TTCGTGTTCCTCACCTACGTGCTGGGAGTGGCCTGGCTGGGTGTGTTTGGTTTCTCCGCCGTGCCCGTATTTATGTTCTACAACATCTGGTCAACCTGTGAGGTTATCAAGTCGCCGCAGACCAACGGCACGGCCGCTGTGGAGCAGATCTGCGTGGACATCCGACAATACG GAATCATCCCTTGGAACGCTTTCCCAGGGAAGATCTGCGGCTCCGCCCTCGAGAACATCTGCAACACCAATGAG TTCTACATGTCCTACCACCTGTTCATCGTGGCCTGCGCCGGAGCCGGCGCCACTGTCGTCGCCCTG ATCCACTTCCTCATGATACTGTCTTCTAACTGGGCTTACTTAAAGGATGCAAGCAAAATGCAGGCTTACCAGGATGTCAAAGCAAAGGAAGAACAGGAACTGCAAGATATCCAGTCTCGGTCAAAAGAACAACTCAATTCGTACACATAA
- the GPM6B gene encoding neuronal membrane glycoprotein M6-b isoform X5, whose protein sequence is MGCFECCIKCLGGVPYASLVATILCFSGVALFCGCGHVALAGTVAILEQHFSTNTSDHALLSEVIQLMQYVIYGIASFFFLYGIILLAEGFYTTSAVKELHGEFKTTACGRCISGMFVFLTYVLGVAWLGVFGFSAVPVFMFYNIWSTCEVIKSPQTNGTAAVEQICVDIRQYGIIPWNAFPGKICGSALENICNTNEFYMSYHLFIVACAGAGATVVALIHFLMILSSNWAYLKDASKMQAYQDVKAKEEQELQDIQSRSKEQLNSYT, encoded by the exons GCTGCTTTGAATGCTGCATCAAGTGTCTGGGAGGGGTCCCCTACGCCTCTCTGGTGGCCACCATCCTCTGCTTCTCTGGGGTGGCCCTGTTCTGTGGCTGCGGGCACGTGGCCCTGGCGGGCACCGTGGCGATCCTTGAGCAGCACTTCTCCACCAACACCAGTGACCACGCCCTGCTGAGTGAGGT GATACAGCTGATGCAGTATGTCATCTACGGGATcgcctccttcttcttcttgtatGGGATCATCCTGCTGGCCGAAGGCTTCTACACCACGAGTGCAGTCAAGGAGCTGCACGGCGAGTTCAAAACCACCGCCTGCGGCCGATGCATCAGCGGGATG TTCGTGTTCCTCACCTACGTGCTGGGAGTGGCCTGGCTGGGTGTGTTTGGTTTCTCCGCCGTGCCCGTATTTATGTTCTACAACATCTGGTCAACCTGTGAGGTTATCAAGTCGCCGCAGACCAACGGCACGGCCGCTGTGGAGCAGATCTGCGTGGACATCCGACAATACG GAATCATCCCTTGGAACGCTTTCCCAGGGAAGATCTGCGGCTCCGCCCTCGAGAACATCTGCAACACCAATGAG TTCTACATGTCCTACCACCTGTTCATCGTGGCCTGCGCCGGAGCCGGCGCCACTGTCGTCGCCCTG ATCCACTTCCTCATGATACTGTCTTCTAACTGGGCTTACTTAAAGGATGCAAGCAAAATGCAGGCTTACCAGGATGTCAAAGCAAAGGAAGAACAGGAACTGCAAGATATCCAGTCTCGGTCAAAAGAACAACTCAATTCGTACACATAA